The sequence below is a genomic window from Thalassoroseus pseudoceratinae.
ACTCAGCAAGCTGGCTCGCGACATCGACGCCCCCCGCGACTTAGTCATGCAAGGCTTGGGTTGGTTGGCGTGTGAGCGGAAAATTGCATTCCACCCCGGCGAGAATTCCAAGTTGGTTTCCCTGAAAGACCTGTGAAGCGAAGCCGTCG
It includes:
- a CDS encoding winged helix-turn-helix domain-containing protein; this encodes MTTIVGQQVESVGVVAGLVWEYLHDHEPVTLSKLARDIDAPRDLVMQGLGWLACERKIAFHPGENSKLVSLKDL